In Virgibacillus sp. NKC19-16, a single genomic region encodes these proteins:
- the ureC gene encoding urease subunit alpha, whose translation MSFKMSRDQYSQMYGPTTGDSVRLADTNLFIQIEKDFTTYGEEVVFGGGKVTRDGMGQHPLIAREDDERVADTIITNVIVLDYTGIYKADLAIRDGLISGIGKAGNPLVQDNVDIIVGTSTEVISGEGKIITAGAIDTHVHFINPAQVDVALTGGTTTLIGGGAGPGAGSRATTATPGAWHMHTMLKALEGMPINVGLTGKGHASAEKPLADQILAGGIGLKVHEDWGATPSVVDYALRVADKYDVQVALHADTLNEGGFFEDTMKAINGRGIHMYHTEGAGGGHAPDLIKSAGMKNVLPASTNPTLPYTVNTIDEHLDMVMVAHNLNPSVPEDIAFADSRIRSESIAAEDVLQDMGVFSMTSSDAEAMGRIGEVVLRTWQTADKMKMQLGSMEGDSKHKDNNRARRYVAKYTINPAIAHGVSDYIGSIEVGKMADLVLWDPKFFGAKPEMILKNGVIASTLMGDANASIPTPQPMIYRPMYATQGKGLYQSSITFVSQAAYEANIKDQLGLEKMVRPVHGIRNLTKKDMKLNSETPDIDVDPQTYEVKINGEVITCDPVDTVPMGQRYFLF comes from the coding sequence ATGAGTTTTAAAATGTCGAGAGATCAATATTCGCAAATGTATGGACCGACCACAGGTGATTCTGTCCGTTTGGCGGATACAAATCTGTTCATTCAAATCGAAAAGGATTTTACAACATATGGTGAAGAAGTCGTATTTGGTGGAGGAAAAGTTACGCGTGACGGGATGGGGCAACATCCGCTAATCGCACGCGAGGACGATGAACGTGTAGCAGATACCATTATAACGAATGTCATTGTTCTTGATTATACAGGCATTTATAAAGCGGATCTTGCCATTCGTGATGGGCTTATTTCCGGGATTGGGAAAGCTGGGAATCCGCTAGTGCAGGATAATGTGGATATTATTGTTGGTACGTCAACGGAAGTGATCTCTGGAGAGGGTAAGATCATTACCGCTGGTGCGATAGATACACATGTGCATTTCATTAATCCAGCTCAAGTGGATGTTGCGTTGACCGGTGGAACAACAACATTAATCGGTGGAGGTGCTGGGCCGGGAGCAGGGTCAAGGGCGACAACAGCGACGCCTGGAGCTTGGCATATGCATACCATGCTAAAGGCATTAGAAGGAATGCCGATCAACGTTGGACTGACAGGAAAAGGCCATGCCTCAGCCGAAAAACCTTTAGCTGATCAAATTCTCGCAGGTGGAATTGGCTTAAAAGTACATGAAGATTGGGGAGCAACACCTTCTGTCGTGGATTATGCTTTGCGTGTTGCCGATAAATATGATGTTCAGGTCGCACTCCATGCGGATACGTTAAATGAGGGTGGATTTTTTGAAGACACGATGAAAGCAATAAACGGTCGCGGCATCCATATGTACCATACAGAAGGTGCTGGTGGTGGACATGCGCCGGATTTGATTAAATCTGCTGGAATGAAGAATGTTTTGCCAGCCTCAACCAATCCAACATTACCATACACCGTTAATACGATTGATGAACATCTGGATATGGTCATGGTTGCACATAATTTAAATCCATCTGTACCAGAGGATATCGCATTTGCTGATTCACGTATTCGCAGTGAATCGATAGCAGCTGAAGATGTGCTGCAGGATATGGGTGTGTTTAGTATGACAAGTTCAGACGCCGAGGCAATGGGGCGTATTGGTGAGGTTGTACTGAGAACATGGCAAACAGCGGATAAAATGAAAATGCAGCTGGGTTCAATGGAAGGAGATAGCAAGCACAAGGATAATAATCGAGCGAGACGTTATGTCGCCAAATATACGATTAACCCTGCGATTGCGCATGGAGTATCAGATTATATTGGTTCTATTGAAGTTGGCAAAATGGCGGACCTTGTTCTTTGGGATCCAAAATTCTTTGGCGCAAAACCGGAAATGATTCTTAAAAATGGCGTTATCGCAAGTACGTTAATGGGTGATGCAAATGCATCCATTCCAACACCACAACCAATGATTTACCGGCCAATGTATGCAACGCAGGGTAAAGGGTTATATCAGAGTTCGATTACATTTGTTTCGCAAGCAGCTTATGAGGCTAACATCAAGGATCAGCTTGGACTTGAAAAAATGGTTCGCCCTGTACATGGAATTCGTAATCTAACGAAAAAAGATATGAAGCTAAATTCAGAAACACCTGATATCGATGTAGATCCACAGACATATGAAGTAAAAATAAATGGAGAAGTAATTACATGTGATCCTGTTGATACCGTTCCAATGGGGCAACGTTACTTCTTGTTTTGA
- a CDS encoding urease subunit gamma — MQLLPREIDKLLIVVAADVARRRRERGLKLNHPEAMALITDEVMEGARDGKTVAELMEYGATILSRGDVMEGIPEMIDDVQVEATFPDGTKLVTIHHPIR; from the coding sequence ATGCAATTATTACCACGGGAGATTGATAAGCTTTTAATTGTAGTGGCTGCGGATGTTGCGAGGCGCAGAAGAGAAAGAGGACTGAAGTTGAATCATCCTGAAGCGATGGCACTGATTACAGATGAGGTAATGGAAGGTGCAAGAGATGGAAAAACGGTTGCTGAATTAATGGAATATGGGGCAACCATTCTATCGCGTGGGGATGTAATGGAAGGTATACCAGAAATGATTGATGATGTGCAAGTAGAGGCTACGTTTCCGGATGGCACAAAATTAGTTACAATACACCATCCGATTCGCTAA
- the ureE gene encoding urease accessory protein UreE, protein MIIDKVVTNINDLEQAELEKRHREKVLLESAHLVKRIQRVETDHGRELGIRLKEARDLQAGDVIYMDDENMIIIDVMSDDLLVINPRTLNEMGTIAHQLGNRHLPAQFEGDSMLVQYDYLVEELLQELGIPFSREDRKVNQAFRHIGHSHE, encoded by the coding sequence TTGATTATAGATAAAGTTGTCACAAACATAAATGATTTAGAGCAAGCTGAACTAGAAAAGCGCCATAGGGAAAAAGTGCTGCTTGAAAGTGCGCATCTGGTAAAACGAATCCAGCGGGTGGAGACCGATCATGGTCGTGAACTGGGTATTCGGCTGAAGGAAGCCCGCGATCTTCAAGCTGGTGATGTGATCTATATGGATGATGAAAATATGATTATTATCGATGTCATGTCAGATGATTTATTAGTCATTAACCCGCGCACGTTGAATGAAATGGGAACCATCGCGCATCAGCTGGGGAATCGTCATCTTCCGGCACAGTTTGAGGGAGATAGTATGCTTGTGCAATATGACTACCTGGTAGAGGAACTATTACAAGAGTTGGGAATTCCATTTAGCCGCGAAGACCGAAAAGTAAACCAAGCATTTCGTCATATAGGGCATAGTCATGAATAA
- a CDS encoding urease subunit beta, giving the protein MKPGEIIFKEEVIVCNANSKSSKVSVINTGDRPIQIGSHYHFYEVNNALQFNRDEGYGKRLNVPAGAAVRFEPGDEKDVELIDYAGKREVYGFHNKVDGPLEGRD; this is encoded by the coding sequence ATGAAACCAGGTGAAATCATTTTTAAAGAGGAAGTAATTGTGTGTAATGCTAATAGTAAGAGTTCCAAGGTTTCTGTGATAAATACAGGAGACAGGCCGATTCAAATTGGTTCGCACTATCACTTTTATGAGGTAAATAATGCATTACAATTTAATAGGGATGAAGGGTACGGGAAACGATTAAATGTTCCTGCCGGTGCTGCGGTTCGTTTTGAGCCGGGTGATGAGAAAGATGTTGAGTTGATTGATTACGCTGGAAAACGAGAGGTTTATGGTTTTCATAATAAAGTAGATGGACCATTAGAAGGGCGGGATTAA